The following proteins come from a genomic window of Dreissena polymorpha isolate Duluth1 chromosome 1, UMN_Dpol_1.0, whole genome shotgun sequence:
- the LOC127842679 gene encoding uncharacterized protein LOC127842679: protein MLRPVSRVFNKSVIDTIQNQACRILASERPTLRRRMTTATEAVKKIEIEEIPNRAVSVADIRTVIDEQHVVRPGMPDPCILTFRVSKMIKPDKVHINFEDLPSELHEPFVKRIMNDIVELNGQGAIQDIQFNNVSESAFRYCLNMPIRRMGYKSTFTKYNHERGLACFERLPDKITLTCVGRFNKSPYM from the exons ATGTTGCGACCAGTTTCGCGAGTGTTTAACAAGAGTGTCATAGACACCATTCAGAACCAGGCGTGTCGGATACTAGCGTCTGAGCGTCCGACTCTGCGCAGGCGCATGACAACTGCTACTGAAGCTGTTAAAAAAATTGAG ATTGAAGAAATCCCCAATCGCGCAGTGTCGGTGGCTGATATAAGGACAGTGATAGACGAACAGCACGTGGTGAGGCCGGGCATGCCGGACCCCTGCATTCTGACGTTCCGCGTGAGCAAGATGATCAAACCGGACAAAGTGCACATCAACTTTGAGGACTTGCCGTCCGAGTTACACGAACCATTTGTGAAGCGCATCATGAATGACATTGTGGAGTTGAATGGACAAGGCGCCATCCAAGACATTCAGTTTAACAACGTGAGCGAAAGCGCATTCCGCTATTGTTTGAACATGCCTATACGAAGGATGGGATACAAATCTACCTTCACAAAGTACAATCACGAACGTGGTCTGGCATGCTTTGAAAGGCTACCAGACAAAATAACATTGACTTGTGTCGGTCGATTCAATAAATCGCCGTATATGTGA